One Longimicrobiaceae bacterium genomic window, GCCCGTGCCCATGATGTCCAGCGCCACCGTGAGCCCGATCGCCAGCGGGAACACCGACTTGGGCGCCCGCTCGTCCACCGCCGTGCCGAACACGACCAGCACCAGGAAGAACGTGGTCACCATCTCGATGAGGATGCCCGCGCCCGCCGGGATGCCCAGCGCCAGGTTGGGCGTGCCGTTCGCCACCGTCTCGGTCCCGAAGATGAACGCCACGATGCCGGACGCCACCACCGCGCCCACGATCTGCGCGCCCCAGTAGGCCAGGCCGCGCACCGGCGCCATCCGCCCCGTCACCACGAAGCCGAAGGTGACCGCCGGGTTGAAGTGCGCCCCCGACACGGCGCCCATGGCCGCCACCATCACCGCGATGGCCAGGCCGTGCGCGAAGGCGATGGACGTGAGGTTCACGGTGCCCGCCGGCGCATCGGCGATCTTGCCGGCGCTGATGGCGAGCAGGCCGATGAAGCACAGCGCGAAGGTGCCGATCGCTTCGGCAACGAGGGGCTTGGCGAGTCTGTCGTTCATGGAGGGCGAGGAGGTTGGAAGGTCGGTCGGCCCCGCGGTCGCGGTCGGCCGGATCTACGTGGTCCCGCAGGTACATCGGAGCCCCCGGTCCAACCACTATCGGGAGATGTCGATCCGCCGCCCAAGCTCGGGCGGGGCAATCAGATCCGGAAGATGTCCAGCGTTCGATCCATCAGCACAGCCCCGAGCCGCCGAGATGCAGGTCATTCAGTAGATGCGAATCATCTCTCGGAAGATGCAGGTCGCAGGCGCCGCGTCCCTCACCCGACGCTCCATGTCTCGATCGACCACGCACCCCAGCGCCTCGGCGGATGCGCGGCTTGGGACGAGCATGGGCGCTCCCGCGTCCGCACGATCACCGCTGTTCATCCACCGGCCGCGAGCAGCCCGAGCCTCACGCCGAATCCGCCGCCGCACCACACCTCGTCCGCAGGACGACCGCAGTTCAAAGCCGGGGGTTTCATACCCTCGGGAGGCCGCGAGTCTGCTGGAGGTTTCGCGAGAAAGCCGCGGCTGCGATCCACATCTTCGCGATGCTTCTCGGCGCGATGTGGCGAACAGGACGCTCGCTCCGCATCTCCCGCATCTCCCGCATCTCCCGCATTCGTCCGACGGCTAACCCGGCGCCGGAGCGGCTTCCTCGACCTCGTCGCGGGTGAAGCGCTCCATGCCGATGCCCAGCCACAGGGTCGCGAACACCAAAGCGGCGCCCGTCCAGAACGGGTACTGCGAGCCCCAGTGTTCGAACGACCACCCGGCCCACACCGGCCCCAGCACCCGCGCCGCGCCGCCGAAGCTCTGCTGCACGCCCATGTACACGCCCCGCTCCCGCTCGCTGATCACGCGCGACAGCGTGGCCGTGACCGCCGGGAAGGTGAACGCGGTGCCCAGCGGGATCAGCGCGATCACCACCGCGAGCACCAGGAACTTGAGCGGCACGAGCGTGGCGCCGGCCGAGAACGCCGGGTACGACAGATGCCCGCCGCCCAGGTGCATGGGCGCCATGTGCACCGCGAAGGGCAGCGGCACGTTGCCGGTGAAGCGCCAGGTGAACGGCATCAGCACCAGCCCGGCGGTGAGCAGCACCTGGCCCACGCGCGAGATGCGCGCCTCGCCCCAGCGGTCGATCAGCTTGCCCAGGAAAAACGCGCGCACCAGCACCCCGATGCAGGCGTTCCAGGTGTACGCCCAGCCCACCGTCTTGGCCGTGACCCCGAACCGCTGGCTGAGGAAGAGCGCCAGGATGGCCGTGAAGCCCGAGAACGCCCCCATGGCGATGGCGTAGATCCAGATCATGCGCGGCGCCGGCTCGGCCGGCCGCGTGAGCACGTGGCCGATGAGGGTGCGCGAGCCCGCGGGCTTGGCGGCGCCCGCCTGCGGCGCGTGCACCACGCGCGACTCGCGCAGGTACACGGCCGCGAACGCCATGTTGACCACGCACAGCCCCGCCGCCAGGAACCCCGGCGTCTTCTCGCCCCACGCCAGGCTGTGCGACCCCAGCAGCGGCCCGATCGCCACCCCCATGTTGGTCGCGGCCGAGAGCCAGCCCAGCGCCTTGGCCCGGTCGCGCGGCGCCGTCGCGTCCGCCACGTAGGCCTGGATCACACCCGTGGTGCCGCCGCCCGCCCCCTGCACCAGCCGCGACAGCAGCAGGATCCAGATGGAGGTGGCGAAGCTGAAGATGACGTACGCGATGGCGCTCGCGGCCAGCCCCACCAGCAGCGCCGGCCGCCGCCCGTAGCGGTCCGACATCCGCCCCCACATGGGCGCGCTGAGCAGCTGCGCCAGCGCGTACGACGAGACCAGGACGCCCACCACCGTGCCGCCCGCGCCGAACTTCATGGCGTAGAACGGGATCAGCGGGATCACCATCAGCAGTCCGACCATGTCCACGAAGGCCGTGACCATCAGGACAGCGAGCTTACCCAGAGAGCGTCCGCGGGATGGGGGAATGCCGGCGCGGCCGGGCGGCGGCGCTCGGCGGGAACGTAGCCGCGCGCGGGTGGAGCGTCAACGCCTCGCGAATGAGCGGCGAGCACGGCGATCCGGGCGTTTTCGACGGTTTCATGCCGCGCATCGAACCTCGTGCGCGCGCGGTGGCAGAAGGACCTCACGCGGAGGCGCGAAGACGCGGAGAACAGCTCGCTCCTCCTTCCGTTCTCCGCGTCCTCCGCGTCTCCGCGTGAGCCTTCGTTTTGGGAAGATCGGAGCTGCGCTCTTCCGATGGATGCGGGAAGTGCGATGCCGCTACGGGCCGCCTTCACCCGGCGTGGGGCGCGGGTCCGCGGGATCGGGATCGCCCAGCAGGCGGGCGAGGAAGACGCGCGAGCGGAACGTGTCGTCCGGACGGCCGAAGCGGACGACGACCAGGTCCAACGACGGGATGATGAAGAGATGCTGATGCATCGCCCCGATGGCTTCGGCCATGTCCGGCAGGCCGCCGTCGTACAGCGCGCGGCCGCCGCGCACCGGCGCGTTGAGCCAGAACGCGAGGCCGTACCACGGTGCCACCGCGCTGCCCTTGAAGCACTCGCCCAACGCGGCGGAATCGAGCACCTGGCGGCCTTCGAACCGCCCGCTGTCGCGCACCATCCGCCCGAAGCGCGACCACTCGCGCGCCGTGATGCGGGCGCCCGCGTCGAACATCGCGTTCCCCGCCCCGTCGCGCGCGAAGGTGACGCCCCGCACACCGATGGGGTCCAGCACCCGCCGCTGGAGGTACGACACGGGGTCCTCGCGGCGCGGCAGCAGCTTGCGGCGCATGGCCTCCATGAACATGTCGAAGCTCGTAGGGCCGTACGCGAACGTGGTCCCCGGCGCCGCGTCGCTCCGCAGATAGAGGGAGTTGGCGTAGTGGTTGGCCGGCTCCACGCCGGT contains:
- a CDS encoding serine hydrolase domain-containing protein — protein: MNARTPGLALAAGLLCACVSAPRQAGATGFSPAPARGGEPLHFRAAAAYSREHAGDAVLVVRGDRTVFEEYQNGYTADVPHHMVSGTKSFACTVAAAAVEDSLLKLDEPLAGTLPELAEHRLGRGITARHLLSLTSGLPPVNRGPTGVEPANHYANSLYLRSDAAPGTTFAYGPTSFDMFMEAMRRKLLPRREDPVSYLQRRVLDPIGVRGVTFARDGAGNAMFDAGARITAREWSRFGRMVRDSGRFEGRQVLDSAALGECFKGSAVAPWYGLAFWLNAPVRGGRALYDGGLPDMAEAIGAMHQHLFIIPSLDLVVVRFGRPDDTFRSRVFLARLLGDPDPADPRPTPGEGGP
- a CDS encoding MFS transporter, whose amino-acid sequence is MVTAFVDMVGLLMVIPLIPFYAMKFGAGGTVVGVLVSSYALAQLLSAPMWGRMSDRYGRRPALLVGLAASAIAYVIFSFATSIWILLLSRLVQGAGGGTTGVIQAYVADATAPRDRAKALGWLSAATNMGVAIGPLLGSHSLAWGEKTPGFLAAGLCVVNMAFAAVYLRESRVVHAPQAGAAKPAGSRTLIGHVLTRPAEPAPRMIWIYAIAMGAFSGFTAILALFLSQRFGVTAKTVGWAYTWNACIGVLVRAFFLGKLIDRWGEARISRVGQVLLTAGLVLMPFTWRFTGNVPLPFAVHMAPMHLGGGHLSYPAFSAGATLVPLKFLVLAVVIALIPLGTAFTFPAVTATLSRVISERERGVYMGVQQSFGGAARVLGPVWAGWSFEHWGSQYPFWTGAALVFATLWLGIGMERFTRDEVEEAAPAPG
- a CDS encoding aquaporin gives rise to the protein MNDRLAKPLVAEAIGTFALCFIGLLAISAGKIADAPAGTVNLTSIAFAHGLAIAVMVAAMGAVSGAHFNPAVTFGFVVTGRMAPVRGLAYWGAQIVGAVVASGIVAFIFGTETVANGTPNLALGIPAGAGILIEMVTTFFLVLVVFGTAVDERAPKSVFPLAIGLTVALDIMGTG